In Mercurialis annua linkage group LG6, ddMerAnnu1.2, whole genome shotgun sequence, the following are encoded in one genomic region:
- the LOC126687204 gene encoding chloroplast stem-loop binding protein of 41 kDa a, chloroplastic, whose product MATLATSPPSSSLFSSPPSNKLSPPSLLSSSSRLSLKSSSLSSFLSISPNSSAYRPLTSRRFSAVSTVTVKASAAAKKKVLIINTNSGGHAVIGFYFAKELLSSGHEVTVFTVGDEQSDKMKKPPFSRFSEIVSAGGKTVWGDPAEVGKVVEGATFDVVLDNNGKDIDTVRPVADWAKSAGVKQFLFISSAGIYLPTDEPPHVEGDAVKSSAGHVAVETYIAETFSSWASFRPQYMIGSGNNKDCEEWFFDRIVRNRPVPIPGSGMQLTNISHVKDLSSMLTKAVENSEAADGSIFNCVSDRAVTLDGMAKLCAQAAGLPVEIVHYDPKAAGVDAKKAFPFRNMHFYAEPRAAEEILGWESATNLPTDLIERFDEYVKIGRDKKPMKFELDDKILESLKVPVAA is encoded by the exons ATGGCTACTCTTGCCACGTCACCGCCATCCTCATCTCTCTTCTCTTCTCCACCGTCCAATAAGCTTTCTCCACCGTCACTTCTATCTTCTTCATCACGCCTCTCTCTTAAATCATCATCTCTATCTTCTTTTCTCTCTATATCTCCAAATTCTTCAGCATACCGGCCGTTAACTTCACGGCGCTTCTCTGCTGTCTCTACCGTCACAGTGAAGGCCAGTGCGGCAGCTAAAAAGAAGGTGCTTATAATTAATACTAACAGCGGAGGTCACGCCGTTATTGGTTTTTATTTTGCTAAAGAGCTTCTGAGTTCTGGCCATGAGGTCACTGTTTTCACCGTTGGTGATGAGCAATCTGATAAAATGAAGAAACCGCCGTTCAGCAGATTCTCT GAAATTGTGAGCGCCGGAGGGAAAACAGTATGGGGAGACCCAGCAGAAGTAGGGAAGGTTGTGGAAGGAGCAACATTTGATGTTGTGTTAGATAACAATGGCAAGGACATTGATACTGTCAG GCCAGTAGCAGACTGGGCTAAGAGTGCTGGTGTGAAGCAGTTTCTATTTATCAGCAGTGCTGGAATCTATCTGCCTACTGATGAACCTCCCCATGTTGAAGGG GATGCAGTTAAATCTAGTGCAGGTCATGTTGCTGTGGAAACCTACATTGCAGAGACTTTCAGTAGCTGGGCAAGTTTCCGACCACAATATATGATTGGTTCAGGCAACAATAAAGATTGCGAGGAGTGGTTTTTCGATC GGATTGTCCGCAACAGGCCAGTGCCGATCCCTGGGTCTGGAATGCAGCTAACTAACATCTCCCATGTTAAGGACTTGTCTTCAATGCTTACTAAAGCTGTTGAGAATTCTGAGGCTGCAGATGGAAGCATTTTCAACTGCGTAAGTGACCGCGCTGTCACTTTGGATGGAATGGCTAAACTGTGTGCTCAAGCTGCGGGTCTGCCTGTTGAGATAGTGCATTATGACCCAAAGGCTGCTGGAGTTGATGCAAAGAAAGCATTTCCTTTCCGGAATATG CACTTCTATGCAGAACCAAGAGCTGCAGAGGAAATTTTGGGATGGGAATCTGCAACTAACCTTCCTACGGACTTAATAGAAAGATTTGATGAGTATGTCAAGATTGGAAGAGACAAGAAGCCTATGAAGTTTGAGTTAGATGATAAAATACTCGAATCACTTAAAGTTCCAGTAGCAGCATGA